A segment of the Hemicordylus capensis ecotype Gifberg chromosome 6, rHemCap1.1.pri, whole genome shotgun sequence genome:
gagtGATGAGGTCTTTGGAttaaggggctgcagcttggccaataggtgccagcaatgctgcagccacgtccaagaggggtgagggagattaaagggatggaggaagaggaggagcaggagcaggagtgcggctcaggtgagggtggagagatctctgaggtgaggggtggagctgtagcaggggggtgaggggagcaatcaagcactagcacacaggtgctctgcatgggttaagctagttaggatggtcccctgtccccaaagggctcacagtctaaaaagaaacataaggtaggcaaccccttgctcagtgcaggaacagACAGTAGTCCCAACAGGGtggcctagatcagggattcttaatgttgtgtctccaggtgttattggacttcaactcccatactccccaaccaaagatcactggggctggggattatgagagctgaagtccaataacatctaaggacccaacgttgagaatccctggcctagatggTCAGGTGAGACCATGGTGGTAGACTAATTATCGTTCAcgggcatggtctgaaggcacttGTTGCAGCTTCCTTGCCGAAGCTAGGTGGGTTTGGGTCTCAGCCTGTTTGGGTGGGAGACTTCCAAGCAGCCTTGGTTATGCCACCTTTGCATTTAAGGTGGTATATATGATCAATCATGGATGTTTCCTTTCAggcatggaagaaaggtggatATCACGAAGGTACTTGATTAATGAAGTCCATGACAGTTTGCAGCCCTAGTTTCAGACTTGTGCtttcttatttctttctctcttccagtTTTACTCCATGTTGTGCTCCAACCAGGATCAAATGAAGGTAACCTTCAGACTTTTCTCCCCAGTATGATGTTGGTTTGGGGAAGAGAtggtgaggcgggtctcacaatcagtgaaaccCACCATaacagggtttgcggggagagtgggcttagcctaaatttagggagagcgggtttagcctaTGCTTTTGCACCTAAATGAGGATTGTGAGATTCTCTAGGAGAAAGGCCTTCCTTCCAGTTGTGATGGAAGGAACTGTGACTTGGTGGTAGCACATCTGTTTTGAATGCAGAAAGTGTCCGGGGCAATCCTTGCCAGCATCCCCAGATAGAGTTGGGGGCAAAGAGACCCCTGCCTCAAATCCCAGAGAGatgctcccagtcagtgtagacaatgctgagtttgatggaccaatggcctgactcaatatacagCCGCTGCATATGGTTCTATGGAGATAAAAtgttgaggagattctcacgatccaccaaaagtgggctaagggagcctagcccactttgggagGATCgccgtgcggctcccggcagcaaaccctcctaattccccctccccttagacgaggttagcagagcaagcactctgctaacctcgtctatttgatcatgtattgccgtggCGTGGCtgcacgccatggcaacacacgaggagacccccgccgggaggctaaaacaagcctcccggccctgggggtctctctagaATGCCCCACgtacttgcgcggggcatcctggaacttccaggggcggcacggcccccgatcccctcagcccccgctggctctgtgacggagctgccagtcgtgtgggcagccaatctagctgcccaaggctgcaggaatgatcatctgtggggagagcgggcttattccccgcaaaccccattcaggtgagtctcactgatcatgagacatGCCTCATTGTGTGGAGTGGCTCTGAATTCTGAGTTACCAGTGGTCCAGATCTTAGGGCTTTTGAAATCCGTCTTCTTCTTGGAAACCTCTTGACCCCCTGCCCCACCAGACAGATCCCTCTGCTTTCATTCCAGAGGCTCTGCGACCCCCTCGGCTCTCCATTCACCCCCAGCAGCTGGAATATTTTGAAGGAGAGAAGGTGGAACTGATCTGTTCTGCAGATTCCCACTCCGCAGTGGAGGGCTACAGGTTCTTCAACAAGAGCGGAGGGCCCATCTCTACGGTGCCCACCATTCCATTTCAAGAGGGCCGTCTGATTCTTAGGGTTCAGATGGAGAGCACTGGCGATTACAGCTGCGATTACTGGATAGGAAATGGGAGCGGAGGAGCCACATCTGCACGAAGCAACGCCATCTCGCTCCGAGTCAAGGGTAGGTTGGTCTTTCCTCAGATGGCACACAGAAGTGTCAGCACCGGCCTGTCTACATCACCCAGCCTcatccttggggtggggggttgaatcAGGATAATTGTCCCGAGCCCTGCATCATCCTAGGTCccacagagattcctgcctggattctccctgtccccaccaccatctgccccaaagcatgGCTCCCAACCCCAtgctgagggggccctgctggaTTGGAGTGCAGCTGCTGTGACAGGAGCTGCACTCTGGGAAGgtggttgtggggaggggaggttctGGGCAGGAAACTATGCACCGCGACCGCTTTGCCACAACCCTGACTTTCCTGGGCCCGGCCTGCAAGCCGTCTATGGAGAGCTCAGGAGGAGAGCTAGCCTTGTcttagcaagcctgaattgtccccgttgctaagcagggtctgccctggcttgcatttgaatgggagactacatgtgtgagcactgtcagatgtttcccttagggggtggggatggggccgctctgggcagaacatctgcaggcttgcatgcagaaatttccaaattccctccctggcatctccaagctagggctgagaaagactcctgcctgccactttggaaAGCATTGTAAGCATTGTAAGATTGTGAGatgcctccctatctctggcaacttttaaaaaggcactgaagacacatttattcacccaggcttttaattagatttatagttttaaatttttaatactgggttttaaatgtttttaaatgattttgttaatTGAGGTGATGTTTTTTATGATttcaattgtaaaccgcccagagacacaaattgtgggtggtatagaaatattttaaataccaaataaaataagaagaaataaaataaataaataaattccccttaggggaaggggccattctgggcagagcacctgcatgctatCATGCAGAAgcttccgagttccctccctggcatctccaagacagggctgaaagaaattcctgcctgcaaccttggagaagccgctgccagtctgtgaagacaattctgagctagacagaccaatgggctgactcagtatatggcagcttcctctgttcctatgactcactcccacccacccccttgccTCCATCTGCCAGAGAATCAGCAAGCAGGGCCTGGATCCTACTCAGGGCTGTGGCTACTATTGAGCAAGAAGGGGACAGTTTCCCTGGGGCCCTTGAAAAGACGTGTCTTTAATTGCTATGCCTCTGATCCTAGTCCTGTAAGTAAAGAGATTATTAGCCCACATAGGAGCAGGGCACTTTTGACTCTGAAGTTAGCTTCTAGCAAGTGCGGAACTCTTTCATAATCTATTTCCACATGATGTTATGCATGTAACGTTCCAGAAGAGCGAAATGCTCTGCTTTCAACATCTTTGGAATTCCCACCAGCCCAAATAGAAAAGTCTTAGGTATGACTTTCATTTTTGTTTATGCATTAAAATAACATGGAACAAAATAAGCAGAGTCTTTTGATGACGCAAGacactttgttgtttttgctgctaaaTGATGCAGTTATGTAGCTAACTCTGGTTTCTTGAAAAACATTACAGTTGTGAACAGAGATGCTCattggtcattttggagcctggacttaaaggcctttggagggccccctcccctgcaaattaagcataatcatgctccaccaggcgaccacaccacccaggacagactaaagaggatttggggggccccaggggctgtggaggccctggactctggccccgaagtccaggggcaagagcacctctggttgTGAAACGTTAAGGACAGGACAGCAGATTCTGGCCAAGTGCTGATTTGTCCACTAGGTGGCAGCAAGGAGCAGTCAATACACCAATTGTGGTGATCTTTCTGGCTGTTTCTGTCTACTCTTTGAACACTTTTAAAATTCCTTTTATCATATATGAGAATCTCATTACCAATTTGTAAAGATGAAAAGGCACCTTATTTCTGTAAACTGTCAATTGGATGCTGCTTCTGATAGTGgtggttgttattgttattataaaCTGACATACCATACAAGGTTCTGCCCAGTAATGTTGCAGGTATGTAATTTGCACAAATACTAAAGTTCTACAAACATTACACAAAAGTaaggccattggaaataatgggcttacccGTGTGTAGTATCAGCTGTGCGACTTGCGTCTATGCAGTGTTGCTGGGTGTATACGCAATGTTACTGACCAATCACCGTATGCCAGCCACTGAAAGTTTCAAATTCCCTTAAGACTGAAGGCAAACTTTGGCTGAATAGTAGTTCCTTCACTATAGGACAGGGTTCTGGAGACTTGGCTCCGCAGAtgcttttggattacaactcccatcatccccatgcacAATaaaaaggatgatgggagttgtagtccaacatcgggGGGGTGAAGTCTGAGAACCCCTTCTGTAGGAAACTGTGTGGATCACAGGTGTAGCTGAACACGTATGAAGAATGCACTTGGCTACAGACGCACGGGGCAGGAAACTGTGACAGGGAAAGTCTTTGTGCTGCATGCATAAATGTCAAAAGAGACATGACCCTCATCATGTCTGTTCTAGGCTCATGTGCTCTAAGCACATGAGCTCATACTAGGTCTGACATGCAAAGTGACGGCCACATATGAAGTTGTGGCAGGTGTTCAACCCCAAAGACACTGGCATCTTCTCTCTGCCATCTGGAAGTTTCAACAAAGCTAAACATttatggaaaggagagctggtcttctggtagcaagcatgacttgtccccttagctaagcagggtctgccctggttgcatatgaatgggagactagaagtgtgagcactggaagagattcccctcaggggatgaagcctctctgggaagagcagaaggttctaagttccctccctggaagcatctccaggatagggctgagagagattcctgcctgcaaccttggagaagctgctgccagtctgtgtagacaatactgagctagatggtcctatggtctgactgagtatatggcagcttcctatgttcccatgttcctgaACGAAAAGCAGCTTATACCGTCAGACCTCTGTGCCATCTGtttttgtataccgccctgagacatttgtTTTCggcagtacagaaattgaatcaatcaatcaagaacaATCtaccagcagctctccagggttttaggcacGGGTTTTCTCAGCCTGGTCTCggaatcaggccttctcagtagtcACCCCTTAGAGAGAGCCATCGAGATCTCTCTTTTCCGCTTGGCTTTTAACCATATTTATTGGGGTTTCATGGTTCGTAAATTAGTTTTATGTTGCTGTTTTCAACGGTTTCAGTTTTGATTGtgaaacgccctgagccattttgggatggtcggtataaatgaaatgaaatgaaatgaaatggcagggactgaatctgggacctcccACATACAAAACAGGTTCTCTGCCCCTCACTCCACctcacacccccccccgccagctctaGTCAGACTCCAGTCAGGCTAACATGCAAGGAAAAAGGTCTTTCCCTTCACTATTACATTTGAGGCTCCTTTGTTAGTCTGACCAGCTCTTACCAGCCACATTTGGCCAAGGATATCACCAATGAGGCTATGGATGAGTTTGCCATGGAGAACAGGGCAGTGCTAACCCATGTCAGAAACGGGAAGTGGAGGAGAGAacctatttatttagttagttattatAAACTGCCTTTCGATATTCCTTTCCAATTTGCATGCAATTAAAAGCAGAAAATAATCCTGTATTCCAGGAGCATCTTATTCCTGTTGAAATCAAAGGAAAAAATTAAGGAATGCCTATATTGTCCTTTTGGtcacctaatggtgtagtggggaaatgacttgattagcaagccagaggttgccggttcgaatccctgctggtatatttcccagactatgggaaacacctaaattgggcagcagcaatacaggaagatgctgaaaggcataatctcatactgtgtgggaggaggcaatggtaaacccctcctgtattctaccaaagacaaccgcagggctctgtggtctccaggactTGACATGAATGCGACCAAACAATTTACTTTTATAttgtcctttttaattttaactagctaacctggcgcagagcatctgtgcccctagttttccctgtctctcctccccatcttaatttctttctcccccacttcagccccatttctttctcgCCCCACCCAGCCCATTCTCCCTCGGTGGCCAGGCTGCTTTTCCTCACTGGCGGCCACTGCTTCCCCTGCGCTAATCCGCAgctcgctcacgaactctcgcaagagctgccacacatgggattagtgacgggtatatTTAAGAAAATTCAATCTATAGATGGGGTGGAATTTGAGGAATTTTCCTCAACATGTCAGCCCATTATTTCGAACAACCCATTTCTAAAGCTGACAAAACCAGTGGATATCAGCATGCCTTGTAGCAGTGAGTTCCACGAAGTAATTCTACATTGTGCAGAAAGAATGGACGAATAATTCCCCTAAGACTGACCGTGTTTACAGAAGGTATTCCTGGATCTCTCtcctatctctatctctatctcaatATGTTTTCCATATATTTTTCATAATAAAAAGCCAGGAAAATCACCAAGCTTGCGTTCAGTAGAAACCTAGAGACTCCAGgcccatcctggaggaagagctggcaaccacacaaacacacacagacacacacacaacacacactttTCAAGATGGAGGCatgaggtttctctctctctgtgcattgCATTACAAAATCTGAATGCTGCCATTTCTTTTTGACAGAagctcctgctgccccattcctcTCTTTGAATCCCAGTCTCCCTGAATACAACTGGGGAGACGACGTCAGCCTCGTGTGCTCAGCTCCACTCGAAACCAAGAAGGTCTCGGAATTTCAATATTATGGCGAAAGAGTTGCCATTTCGGCTGTGGCTTCCTCCTACATCCACACTTACAACCTCAGCATCATGGAAATAAAGCATGTGGGGCTGTACAGGTGTGCCTATGTTGTGTACCTTGATGGAAGACCTGTTGTTTCTAAGCAGAGTCAACCTGTCTCCATTGCTGTCACAAGTAAGTTCGGAGTTGGCTCTAAGTGGTGCTTTCTTGCTCTTTGATACATTGTGGGTCTTTCCCACAGTTCTTGGCTAATGTAGTATTAAGAAGCTGTTCACACGCGCACCAAAATCTTGGCGAAGCTCCTGGTGGTGGTGCGGCAGCAAGCCTGCTCAGGGCGCCTgccacttagcccaggtttggggcACAAGGTCACCCAACACGTTGGCTAAATGCTTATGTGTCGGTGCCACACAGCTTTGGATGGCACCGACACGCAAGTAACCTCCCAACCAGCATCGGGAGgctctccataatgcactgcatacttTTACAGTGCCTTATGGAGGCTATGGGGTCctgccagcccccaaacctctctgctccctccctgctactggcagaagccagcaatcgtctgggcagcaggtccagctgcccagcaacatgGATGGGATGGTCTGTGGGGACGGTCAGCTTTTCACAGCTTCTTCCCCTTGCCCCATCCAAGCCTATTCTCcagtcgtgagaatgggctctgtGGGTGTTTGGTTGATTCTTCTGGTTGATTCTTCTCGAAACCAAATCTAATGTTTGGCATATGCTGTGTCTTTATGTGGCTTTTAATTGATTGTGGGCCACCCAGGAGTCCTTGATAGGGCCAAAAAATAGAGCACCATCCTTTGAGAATACTTTAATACTTTCCTTTTTTACTGATGCTCAAGTCCTTGCTTGAAAGTCCTTGCCTCACTCCCACAGAGCAGGGTTTGGGGGAGTATGGTCCCTCATGAAAAGCCTGCTGGATCACAACAGGATCCATTAATTtgttctcttttatttttaaactagTGTTTGTAaccccgttggataacgggcgctagtggagctgtgcgctccggacccccgccgccattccccctcccaccacccaccgccgcccgcggctccggccgggcccgccacccaccaccgcccgcggctccagccgggcccgccacctaccGCCGCCCGCAGCTCCCGCCGGGCCCACAagtgcccgggcccaccgccgcatcgagcttcccccaccgcctcgtCCAGTGGCCatgttgggcagccagaagcggccgccccgaagaagccgggtatgcggcggcgtggccaggcctcagccatggctccgccgcgcctcggccagtgtcccccgccgccgcttccccgGCTTCTTCGgtgcggccacttctggccacccaacatggctgccgggtgccggcgttcgcggctgccttgctctgttctgggcatgcgcttcgtgCATGGACAGAACAGGCTAGGCACGAATGCAcacttggtgtccatccacggacagacaccaagcgttttattagagaggatgaaaaGTACAAGAAGTTTCTCTACCACAAAATAAATAGCCAGAAACAAAAGTTCAGTCCCTGAAATATCCATTATAACAGTAgagtaaaataaaaacatgtcTGGACATTCAGAAATAAATTATTTCTCTAACAAATCTGTATAAATGTCCCAGATCTTCGTCAATGGACCCCAATGCTGTCTTTTCTCTTTAATTCATATACCATTCATGAGTTTAGCCATGAGAGGAAATTCCCGCAGCTTCTAGGACCATTATTTCATGCTTGTGCTTATACGATGCCTTCAGCATATGTTATGCAGTGCCCTGGAAGTGGTAACCATGTAATGAATTAATTCTCTATCAGTATCAAGAACCAATGCATCTGTACGTGTTAAGAGAAACAACAGTTGATCTAGTTATATTGAATCACCtgagttcccccacccccacatagtTGATCTTACTTTTGTACAGTACTTCTCATAAGGCAATGCCTCAATTTTTCTGGCATTTCTAGAATTCAGTAAACACTGAATTTCATATATAGGAATAATCGATCTTGTCTAGTGTCCTGCTTCCGATTGTGTCTTACTAGATGCTTCTAGTAAGCCCACAGAAAGCACACAAAGACAATAGCcctgccctgctgttgctcccctacatcTGCAAGTTtgtggtacactgcctctgaacatggaagttctataTGTCCTTCATGAATAATAGCCATAGGTGCATGTATCAttttccatgaatctgtctaatctgCATTCAGATCTAAGGGCTCTCACTGCATCCTGTGGCAATACATTCCTTAAGGCTAACCTAGGTCACAGGGTTACCATGACACCATTATAATCCTTAGCTCATCCCTGATCTCACAATAACCCTCTGAGATAAAGGATCAGGAAGGAGAGTGGCAAATTATGCAAAAAGCTTCTGCAAAAATGACTAAGAACCACAGTGTCAGCTGAAACAGATTCTCCAAGGCTGACATCATTCTGCATAAGGACCCCCAGGCTTACTCACAAAAGCAGAGAGGTGTAGCTACTTGCTGTTCTCCTATATAACCAGTGATTGTCTTCTAGGTACGGACGTTGCCCGTCAATGGGTCCGGATGTTGGCTGTTGGCTGCTCTTTCTTCACCATCAATGGCCTCATCTTCTTGATCTCCCactgccttttttaaagaaaaggtaaTGGAGGTTTTCTGTGGAAGCCCCATGCCTCAGAGAGTTGGAAGCCTCTTTGCTCTGATGCCAGAGAGAGAGTATATCGGGGCATGATAGCCCAGGAGGGCTTGGTTTCTAGGgtagaaaagaaaaaagtagcaCCCAACCTGCACACACACAAGGACTGATCCCCTGCTGATACCCAGACTAAGGCTGTAGTATCAAACgggttgcactagtgcagtaaccttcactatttttcaagtgggggacaCTTGGACAAAAGACCTTCCATGTGGTAGCCATTCCCCCTGTGCTGATGTACACACAGGACTGCACTCTTCCCAGTACTGGGAGGGACCTTTAAGAAAGACAATGGCCGAATTCGGATGCaacgtgaaactggagttac
Coding sequences within it:
- the LOC128331412 gene encoding uncharacterized protein LOC128331412 isoform X1, encoding MQKQDKQDLAWKKGGYHEVLLHVVLQPGSNEEALRPPRLSIHPQQLEYFEGEKVELICSADSHSAVEGYRFFNKSGGPISTVPTIPFQEGRLILRVQMESTGDYSCDYWIGNGSGGATSARSNAISLRVKEAPAAPFLSLNPSLPEYNWGDDVSLVCSAPLETKKVSEFQYYGERVAISAVASSYIHTYNLSIMEIKHVGLYRCAYVVYLDGRPVVSKQSQPVSIAVTSTDVARQWVRMLAVGCSFFTINGLIFLISHCLF
- the LOC128331412 gene encoding uncharacterized protein LOC128331412 isoform X2, coding for MDVTLLVPMLVLLHVVLQPGSNEEALRPPRLSIHPQQLEYFEGEKVELICSADSHSAVEGYRFFNKSGGPISTVPTIPFQEGRLILRVQMESTGDYSCDYWIGNGSGGATSARSNAISLRVKEAPAAPFLSLNPSLPEYNWGDDVSLVCSAPLETKKVSEFQYYGERVAISAVASSYIHTYNLSIMEIKHVGLYRCAYVVYLDGRPVVSKQSQPVSIAVTSTDVARQWVRMLAVGCSFFTINGLIFLISHCLF